The genomic DNA CTGATTCGGATGGTGGAGAATCTACTTTCGATTACGCGGGTCGGTGGCGAAGCCGCGAATCTCACCCGCGGCCCCGCAGCGGCGGAGGAGCTGATCGGCGAAGTGGCCTCGAAATTCCAGAAGCTCTATCCCTATGTTTGCGTAGACGCAATCAGTCCTGAAGAGCTGGTGATGGTTTCGGTAGATGCTGTTCTAATCGAACAGGTGCTCTTCAATCTGATGGAAAACTCCGTACAGCATGGCAAAGCTGACGAAATTGTCATTTCGGTCGTTCCAGTCGGGAAAAAAGTTCGGTTTTACGTAGATGACAATGGAAGCGGCATTGACGAGGCGCTGCTGCCGCATCTGTTCGAGGACTATGTTTATCAGATCACGAAAGAATCGAGCCATGACATGAAGCAAAATCTTGGTATCGGTCTGTCCGTATGCATGGCCATCCTCAAGGCGCATGACAGTGCCTTGCACGCAAGGAACAAAGCAGACGGCGGTGCACAATTTAGTTTCACACTTTCCTGAAGGAGGATGTAGTATGGAGGAGAAGAAGCGAATTCTGATTGTTGAGGACGATCAAATTATCCGCAACGTGATTGCGACCACATTGACTGCAAATGGTTACTCGATATACACCACCGGAAGCGGACTTGAAGCTTGCTCGATCATCATGAACCGGAAGCCTGATTTGGTCATCCTCGATATCGGACTGCCGGATATCGACGGGTTTGAAATCATCCGACAGGTGCGTTCCTGGAGTACAATGCCGGTGGTTGTTGTATCTGCGCGCGTACACGAGCTCGACAAGATCGAGGCGCTGGATATGGGCGCAGATGATTACCTGACAAAGCCCTTTGGAACCGGCGAGCTGCTTGCACGGGTGCGCACCGCATTACGTCACGCGCAAGCCGGACAGCCCCAGAGTGACAAAAATGGCATGCTCTACCGCAATGGCGGCCTGAGCATCGATTTTGAAAAGCGTTTTATAACGGTGGACAATGTCCAAGTCCACCTTACACAGACCGAATACAAGATCATATCTCTGCTCGCACAGAATTCTGGCAGAGTGCTCACCTACGAAACGATCATGAAGGAGCTGCGAGGCGACACTTCAAAATGGGACACCCAAACGCTGCGCGTGAATATGGCAAACATCCGCAGGAAGATTGAAAAAAATCCGGCGCGCCCCGCTTATATCTTCACTGAGGTCAGCGTCGGTTACCGAATGGCGGAAAGCGAGATCTAAAGCCGCATGTCCACTTTATGATGAGCAGGCAAAAACAAATGCGCGTCTATACGCTCCTTCAAATTTTGTAATTGCTGATTAATTGTTTAAAAGTTGTAGCTAAAAACACGGTCTAGACTTTGTATTGATGAGGATTCAACGATGGTATATTTCAACCAGTTAGATAACGTAGATATTGAAACTATCTACAAAACGTTTTTAAGTGCGTTTAATGATTATACCGTAGCCGTAAATTTGCCATATTTGCAATTTAAACACATGCTTAAACGTAAAGGGTATAACCCTCAAATATCGGTTGGTGCTTTTGAGCATAATCAGTTGGTAGGCTTTGTTTTAAATGGCTATCGCAACTGGAATGGAAAAACGACTGCTTATGACTTAGGGACCGGTGTTATTGCAAATTTTAGAAAACAAGGTATAACAACCAACCTATTACAAATTGCAAAAAAGCAATTTTATGATGCAGGGATTGAGCAGTATTTACTGGAAGTAATCACATCAAATACGGCTGCCGTGCAACTTTATAAAAAGAGTGGCTTTACGGTTCAACGAGAGTTTCAATGCTATGAGTTGGAACGTGCAGATCATACTCAAGGTGCGCTTTATACTGTTGACCATGTATCAAAACTGGATTGGGAACAGGTGAAAGATTTTTGGGACTTTAAACCTTCTTGGCAAAATTCTATTGAATCGGTTGAAGCCTTATCTGAAAACTTTATCTATTCTATCGTTTGCAAAAACAATACCATTGTTGGCTATGGAATTATTGATAAAGAGACAGGTGACATCCCTCAGATAGCAGTAAATAAAAGCTGGCGACAAAAAGGCATTGGTAGCAGTCTGATTGCTGATCTATTACAAAATACAGATGCACATAAAATAAAGCTTCTCAATGTCCAATGCCAGTCAGATTCGATTAAACACTTTCTTTTTAAAATAGGATTTAAATATAG from Oscillospiraceae bacterium MB24-C1 includes the following:
- a CDS encoding response regulator transcription factor, whose amino-acid sequence is MEEKKRILIVEDDQIIRNVIATTLTANGYSIYTTGSGLEACSIIMNRKPDLVILDIGLPDIDGFEIIRQVRSWSTMPVVVVSARVHELDKIEALDMGADDYLTKPFGTGELLARVRTALRHAQAGQPQSDKNGMLYRNGGLSIDFEKRFITVDNVQVHLTQTEYKIISLLAQNSGRVLTYETIMKELRGDTSKWDTQTLRVNMANIRRKIEKNPARPAYIFTEVSVGYRMAESEI
- a CDS encoding GNAT family N-acetyltransferase, producing MVYFNQLDNVDIETIYKTFLSAFNDYTVAVNLPYLQFKHMLKRKGYNPQISVGAFEHNQLVGFVLNGYRNWNGKTTAYDLGTGVIANFRKQGITTNLLQIAKKQFYDAGIEQYLLEVITSNTAAVQLYKKSGFTVQREFQCYELERADHTQGALYTVDHVSKLDWEQVKDFWDFKPSWQNSIESVEALSENFIYSIVCKNNTIVGYGIIDKETGDIPQIAVNKSWRQKGIGSSLIADLLQNTDAHKIKLLNVQCQSDSIKHFLFKIGFKYSVRQYEMLLKL